A genomic segment from Actinoplanes sichuanensis encodes:
- a CDS encoding 5-(carboxyamino)imidazole ribonucleotide synthase, producing MDTRTGLPVVGMVGGGQLARMTHQAAISLGQSLRVLSEKPDDSAALVAADVPIGTHTDLAALREFAKGCDAVTFDHEHVPTEHIEALEAEGVKIFPGSKALVFAQDKGMMRERLASLGAPVPRWARVATGEEIETFAGGSWPVVAKATRGGYDGRGVWMVGSREAADDLVSTGISLIVEEKVPLRRELAALVARSPFGQVAAYPVVETVQRDGICVEVIAPAPDLSDERALEAQQLAIDLATSLGVVGLLAVELFETDAGIVVNELAMRPHNSGHWTIEGARTSQFEQHLRAVLDYPMGSTALAAPFVVMANVLGGEPGGISIDERLHHLFATDPGARVHLYGKQVRPGRKIGHVTVLGDDLLQVRARAVRAAKWLQEGV from the coding sequence ATGGATACCCGAACCGGTCTGCCTGTAGTCGGCATGGTGGGGGGCGGGCAACTGGCCCGTATGACCCACCAGGCCGCCATTTCTCTCGGCCAGTCACTGCGCGTGCTCAGTGAGAAGCCCGATGACAGTGCCGCGCTGGTCGCGGCCGACGTGCCGATCGGCACGCACACCGATCTCGCCGCTCTGCGTGAGTTCGCGAAAGGGTGCGACGCCGTCACCTTCGACCACGAGCATGTGCCGACCGAGCACATCGAGGCGCTCGAGGCCGAGGGGGTGAAGATCTTCCCGGGGTCCAAGGCGCTGGTCTTCGCCCAGGACAAGGGCATGATGCGGGAGCGTCTGGCGTCGCTGGGGGCACCGGTGCCACGCTGGGCCCGGGTCGCCACCGGCGAAGAGATCGAGACGTTCGCGGGCGGGTCCTGGCCCGTCGTGGCCAAGGCGACCCGCGGGGGTTATGACGGTCGCGGGGTCTGGATGGTCGGTTCCCGCGAGGCCGCCGACGACCTCGTGTCGACAGGCATCTCGCTGATCGTCGAGGAGAAGGTGCCGTTGCGGCGCGAGCTCGCCGCCCTGGTCGCGCGGTCGCCGTTCGGGCAGGTCGCGGCCTACCCGGTGGTCGAGACGGTGCAGCGCGACGGCATCTGTGTCGAGGTGATCGCGCCCGCGCCCGATCTGTCCGACGAGCGCGCGCTGGAGGCGCAGCAGCTCGCCATCGACCTGGCCACCTCGCTCGGGGTGGTGGGTCTGCTCGCCGTCGAGCTGTTCGAGACCGACGCCGGCATCGTGGTCAACGAGCTGGCCATGCGCCCGCACAACTCCGGCCACTGGACCATCGAGGGCGCCCGGACGTCGCAGTTCGAGCAGCATCTGCGGGCCGTCCTCGACTATCCGATGGGTTCGACCGCGCTGGCCGCCCCGTTCGTGGTGATGGCGAATGTGCTGGGTGGCGAGCCCGGCGGCATCTCCATCGACGAGCGGCTGCACCACCTGTTCGCCACCGACCCCGGCGCCCGGGTGCACCTCTACGGCAAGCAGGTCCGTCCGGGCCGCAAGATCGGTCATGTGACCGTGCTCGGCGACGATCTGCTCCAGGTGCGCGCGCGGGCGGTTCGCGCCGCGAAGTGGCTTCAGGAGGGTGTGTAG
- a CDS encoding thioredoxin domain-containing protein, producing the protein MANRLADATSPYLQQHRDNPVDWWQWSAEAFEEARRRDVPVLISVGYAACHWCHVMAHESFEDEGIAARLNAAFVAIKVDREERPDVDAVYMTATQAMTGQGGWPMTVFATPDGRPFFCGTYFPKDQFARLISSVEEAWRDQREAVVQQGAAVVEAVAGAQLVGGPTAPISAELLAASASGLAKEQDQLYGGFGGAPKFPPHMNLLFLLRHHERTGSAEALEIVRHACERMGRGGLYDQLAGGFARYSVDATWTVPHFEKMLYDNALLLRAYTRLWRITGDVYARRIADETAAFLLRDLGTPHGGLASALDADTDGVEGLTYAWTPAELIGALGEEDGTWAADLFRVTTRGTFEHGKSVLVLARDIDEADPSLVERWRAVRRRLLAARDERPQPARDDKVVASWNGLAITALAEHPAAESRAAAVALAEVLAERHIVDGRLRRVSRDGVVGEPAGVLEDYGCVAEGFLAVHQLTGEGRWLDLARQLLDVALARFGNGQGGFYDTADDAEKLLTRPADPTDNATPSGASAICAALVGYGALSGETTYREAADSALATLGPLIEGHPRFAGYAATVAEAALAGPFEIAVATTDPADPLVEAAHRHAPGGSVIVVGIPNQPGVPLLADRPLTDGAATAYVCRGFVCDRPVTTPADLVARLRPTS; encoded by the coding sequence ATGGCCAACCGTCTCGCTGATGCCACCTCGCCCTATCTTCAGCAGCACCGGGACAACCCGGTCGACTGGTGGCAGTGGTCGGCCGAGGCGTTCGAGGAGGCCCGGCGGCGTGATGTGCCGGTGCTGATCTCGGTGGGCTATGCGGCCTGCCACTGGTGTCACGTGATGGCTCACGAGTCCTTCGAGGACGAGGGGATCGCGGCGCGGCTCAACGCGGCGTTCGTGGCGATCAAGGTGGATCGGGAGGAGCGGCCCGACGTCGACGCCGTCTACATGACCGCCACCCAGGCGATGACCGGGCAGGGCGGATGGCCGATGACGGTCTTCGCCACCCCGGACGGCCGGCCGTTCTTCTGTGGCACCTACTTTCCGAAGGACCAGTTCGCCCGGCTGATCTCCTCGGTCGAGGAGGCCTGGCGCGACCAGCGGGAGGCGGTCGTCCAGCAGGGTGCCGCGGTGGTCGAGGCGGTCGCCGGCGCCCAGCTCGTCGGTGGCCCGACCGCGCCGATCTCCGCCGAGCTGCTCGCGGCCTCGGCCTCCGGCCTGGCCAAGGAGCAGGATCAGCTGTACGGCGGATTCGGCGGCGCCCCCAAGTTCCCGCCACACATGAACCTGCTGTTCCTGCTGCGCCACCACGAGCGGACCGGTTCGGCCGAGGCGCTGGAGATCGTCCGGCACGCGTGCGAGCGGATGGGCCGGGGCGGGCTCTACGACCAGCTGGCCGGTGGTTTCGCGCGGTACTCGGTGGACGCCACGTGGACGGTGCCGCACTTCGAGAAGATGCTGTACGACAATGCGCTGCTGCTCCGGGCGTACACCCGGTTGTGGCGGATCACCGGTGACGTCTACGCCCGCCGGATCGCCGACGAGACCGCCGCGTTCCTGCTCCGTGACCTCGGTACCCCACACGGCGGTCTGGCGTCGGCTCTGGACGCGGACACCGACGGCGTCGAGGGTCTGACGTACGCGTGGACGCCCGCCGAGCTGATCGGGGCGCTCGGCGAGGAGGACGGCACGTGGGCCGCCGATCTGTTCCGGGTCACCACCCGGGGCACGTTCGAGCACGGGAAGAGCGTGCTGGTGCTGGCTCGGGACATCGACGAGGCAGACCCGTCACTGGTGGAGCGCTGGCGTGCCGTACGGCGGCGGTTGCTCGCGGCGCGTGACGAGCGCCCGCAACCGGCCCGCGACGACAAGGTGGTCGCCTCCTGGAACGGCCTGGCGATCACCGCGCTGGCCGAGCACCCGGCGGCGGAGTCCCGGGCGGCGGCGGTCGCGCTCGCCGAGGTGCTGGCCGAGCGGCACATCGTCGACGGCCGGTTGCGGCGGGTCTCCCGGGACGGTGTGGTCGGTGAGCCGGCCGGGGTGCTGGAGGACTACGGCTGTGTCGCGGAGGGGTTCCTCGCCGTGCACCAGCTGACCGGGGAGGGCCGCTGGTTGGACCTGGCGCGGCAGCTGCTGGATGTGGCGCTGGCCCGGTTCGGCAACGGTCAGGGCGGGTTCTACGACACCGCCGACGATGCGGAGAAGCTGCTCACCCGACCGGCCGACCCGACCGACAACGCCACCCCGTCCGGTGCTTCGGCGATCTGCGCGGCTCTGGTCGGCTACGGGGCCCTGAGCGGCGAGACGACCTACCGGGAGGCGGCCGACTCGGCGCTGGCGACGCTCGGGCCGCTGATCGAGGGGCACCCGCGCTTCGCCGGATACGCCGCCACCGTCGCCGAGGCCGCGCTGGCCGGGCCGTTCGAGATCGCGGTGGCCACCACCGACCCGGCGGATCCGCTGGTGGAGGCCGCGCACCGGCACGCGCCGGGCGGCTCGGTGATCGTCGTCGGCATCCCGAACCAGCCAGGTGTACCCCTGCTGGCCGACCGCCCACTGACCGACGGTGCCGCCACCGCCTATGTGTGCCGCGGTTTCGTCTGCGACCGCCCGGTCACCACGCCGGCCGACCTCGTGGCCCGCCTGCGGCCGACGTCGTGA
- a CDS encoding putative bifunctional diguanylate cyclase/phosphodiesterase, which yields MKAVRESWHTATGALGRPRPVRILTAVVVIAAAAAVLLGALQPVPVADGRPLSPTTGVCVAAVLSAIAQLAGLRFRLGPDAVSVSWAEAAVVVGFVVAPAGWLPAATLAGTGAAWLLLAWLTGLRNVAEIVHLVASMTLGVAGAALVTSLLAGEVPVHSGRLPLALAAGAGTYLLITFGLVVLTLMLHRDAHPGQIAARVLYAKLPMSIGNVIVGVLAVYALIREPLWLLAFGPVLWLLHRTYRFHLRAAEERRMWEAFAAATARLPGASEAEVARAGLRGALEVFGACRAELEVHTGHGRRRYAQDNPGLEGDAGTRSGAAVTRTMVVAGRPLGELTVWLGDAGLPGPRDEAAIAAFGEALAGALHDAAAHQRISELDARAAHDRLHDPLTGLINRVALAGEGDPLLRSLERDRQVALLLLDIVGFRQVNSTLGHGGGDEVLRLAGGRLTALTRPGELVARIGDDEFALLLPVTTLADSTGQQSRPSPLPAALRRARELVEQLRLPVEAAGVRLSVEVTVGVAVAAAGEAEVAELLRRASIAVDRAKELGITVGTYDSGQDASSTDQLALLADLQDAFAADDQILLHLQPAVDLVTAAPTGVEALVRWRHPRRGHLSPAEFLPAVERSELLIPFTRRVLDLALASAADWTAAGIDVPVSVNVSARSLTDPTFPAQVTEALRRHRTPASRLVLEITESVAVSEQEIVDEVLARLRASGVQVSLDDFGTGFSSLASVTRMPVDEIKIDRSFVDEMIDSAAAGAVVRAAVELGVRLGVRVVAEGIETIEQRAALIALGCPSAQGYHFCKPMPADKIVQALTQLARSAPPNVTQLRADGTA from the coding sequence GTGAAAGCCGTCCGGGAGTCCTGGCACACCGCGACCGGCGCCCTCGGCCGCCCCCGCCCGGTGCGCATCCTCACCGCCGTCGTCGTGATCGCCGCCGCTGCCGCGGTCCTCCTCGGAGCCCTGCAACCCGTGCCGGTCGCCGACGGCCGACCACTGTCGCCGACCACCGGCGTCTGCGTCGCCGCCGTCCTCTCCGCCATCGCGCAGCTCGCCGGTCTCCGGTTCCGTCTCGGGCCGGACGCCGTCTCGGTGAGCTGGGCCGAGGCCGCCGTGGTGGTCGGCTTCGTGGTCGCACCGGCCGGCTGGCTACCGGCCGCCACCCTGGCCGGCACCGGCGCCGCCTGGCTGCTGCTCGCCTGGCTGACCGGGCTGCGCAACGTCGCCGAGATAGTCCACCTGGTCGCCTCGATGACCCTCGGCGTCGCCGGCGCCGCACTCGTCACGTCGTTGCTGGCCGGGGAGGTGCCGGTGCACAGCGGCCGGCTCCCGCTGGCCCTGGCCGCCGGTGCCGGCACCTACCTGCTCATCACGTTCGGGCTGGTCGTACTCACCCTGATGCTGCACCGCGACGCCCACCCGGGGCAGATCGCGGCCCGCGTCCTCTACGCCAAACTGCCGATGTCGATCGGCAACGTCATCGTCGGGGTCCTCGCCGTCTACGCGCTGATCCGGGAACCGCTCTGGCTGCTCGCCTTCGGCCCGGTCCTCTGGCTGCTGCACCGCACCTACCGCTTCCACCTGCGCGCCGCCGAGGAACGCCGGATGTGGGAGGCGTTCGCGGCCGCCACCGCCCGCCTGCCCGGCGCCAGCGAGGCCGAGGTGGCCCGGGCCGGTCTGCGCGGCGCCCTGGAGGTCTTCGGCGCCTGCCGCGCCGAACTCGAGGTGCACACCGGGCACGGCCGCCGGCGGTACGCCCAGGACAACCCCGGCCTGGAGGGCGACGCCGGCACGCGATCCGGAGCAGCCGTCACCCGGACCATGGTCGTGGCCGGCCGGCCGCTCGGTGAGCTCACCGTCTGGCTCGGCGACGCCGGGCTGCCGGGACCCCGCGACGAGGCGGCGATCGCCGCGTTCGGCGAAGCCCTGGCCGGCGCCCTGCACGACGCGGCCGCCCACCAGCGCATCTCCGAACTGGACGCGCGTGCCGCCCACGATCGCCTGCACGACCCGCTGACCGGCCTGATCAACCGGGTCGCGCTGGCCGGCGAGGGCGACCCGCTGCTCCGCTCGCTGGAGCGGGACCGGCAGGTGGCCCTGCTCCTGCTCGACATCGTCGGCTTCCGCCAGGTCAACAGCACCCTCGGGCACGGCGGCGGCGACGAGGTGCTGCGGCTGGCCGGTGGCCGGCTCACCGCGCTGACCCGGCCCGGTGAGCTCGTCGCCCGGATCGGTGACGACGAGTTCGCGCTGCTCCTGCCGGTGACCACGCTCGCCGACTCGACGGGGCAGCAGAGTCGACCCAGCCCGCTGCCGGCCGCCCTGCGCCGGGCCCGGGAACTGGTCGAGCAGTTGCGACTGCCGGTCGAGGCGGCCGGGGTCCGGCTCTCCGTCGAGGTGACCGTCGGCGTGGCGGTGGCCGCGGCGGGAGAGGCCGAGGTGGCTGAACTGCTGCGCCGCGCGTCGATCGCGGTGGACCGGGCCAAGGAGCTCGGCATCACCGTCGGGACCTACGACAGCGGTCAGGACGCCAGCAGCACCGACCAGCTGGCGCTGCTCGCCGACCTTCAGGACGCGTTCGCCGCCGACGACCAGATCCTGCTGCACCTGCAGCCCGCCGTGGATCTGGTGACGGCCGCACCGACCGGGGTGGAGGCGCTGGTCCGCTGGCGGCATCCGCGCCGGGGTCACCTGTCGCCGGCCGAGTTCCTGCCCGCGGTGGAACGCAGCGAACTTCTCATCCCCTTCACCAGACGGGTGCTCGACCTGGCGCTGGCCTCGGCGGCGGACTGGACGGCGGCCGGCATCGACGTGCCCGTCTCGGTCAACGTGTCGGCTCGCAGCCTCACCGACCCGACCTTCCCGGCGCAGGTCACCGAGGCGTTGCGCCGGCACCGTACCCCCGCGTCCCGTCTGGTCCTGGAGATCACCGAATCGGTGGCGGTCAGCGAGCAGGAGATCGTCGACGAGGTGCTGGCCCGGCTGCGGGCCTCGGGTGTGCAGGTGTCCCTCGACGACTTCGGCACCGGTTTCTCGTCGCTGGCGTCGGTCACCCGGATGCCGGTCGACGAGATCAAGATCGACAGGTCGTTCGTGGACGAGATGATCGACTCGGCGGCGGCCGGCGCGGTCGTCCGGGCCGCCGTCGAACTCGGCGTCCGGCTCGGGGTCCGGGTGGTCGCCGAGGGCATCGAGACGATCGAGCAGCGGGCCGCGCTGATCGCGCTGGGCTGCCCGTCCGCGCAGGGTTACCACTTCTGCAAGCCGATGCCGGCCGACAAGATCGTCCAGGCGCTGACCCAGCTGGCCCGGTCGGCCCCTCCGAATGTCACCCAGCTCAGGGCCGACGGCACGGCATAG
- the mca gene encoding mycothiol conjugate amidase Mca, with translation MAEQLRLMTVHAHPDDESSKGAATMAKYVAEGVQVLVATCTGGERGSVLNPKMDRPEVLADITEIRRAEMDRAREILGVEQAWLGFVDSGLPEGDPLPPLPEGCFGLQDPEEAAKPLIKLIREFRPHVMTTYDENGGYPHPDHIMCHKVSVVAFEKAGDPELYPELGEPWQPSKLYYNSGWTRARMLALHEGMLAAGLESPYAEWLEKWADRDDRGDKITTRVECGEYFGIRDDALRAHATQVDPDGFWFHIPLEMQQKVWPTEDFELARSLVDSPVPESDLFAGIREKVDAR, from the coding sequence GTGGCCGAGCAATTGCGTCTCATGACCGTGCACGCGCACCCCGACGACGAGTCGAGCAAGGGCGCCGCCACCATGGCGAAATATGTCGCCGAGGGTGTCCAGGTGCTGGTGGCGACCTGTACCGGTGGGGAACGGGGCAGCGTCCTCAACCCCAAGATGGATCGGCCCGAGGTGCTCGCCGACATCACCGAAATCCGCCGCGCCGAGATGGACCGGGCGCGCGAGATCCTCGGCGTCGAGCAGGCCTGGCTCGGTTTCGTCGACTCCGGGCTGCCCGAGGGCGACCCGCTGCCGCCGCTGCCGGAGGGCTGCTTCGGCCTGCAGGACCCGGAGGAGGCGGCCAAGCCGTTGATCAAGCTGATCCGCGAGTTCCGGCCGCACGTCATGACCACCTATGACGAGAACGGCGGCTACCCGCACCCCGACCACATCATGTGCCACAAGGTCTCGGTCGTGGCGTTCGAGAAGGCCGGTGACCCCGAGCTCTACCCGGAGCTGGGCGAGCCGTGGCAGCCGTCGAAGCTGTACTACAACTCCGGCTGGACCCGGGCGCGGATGCTGGCGCTGCACGAGGGCATGCTGGCCGCGGGGCTGGAGTCGCCGTATGCGGAGTGGCTGGAGAAGTGGGCCGACCGCGACGACCGGGGTGACAAGATCACCACGCGGGTCGAGTGCGGAGAGTATTTCGGGATCCGTGACGATGCGCTGCGTGCCCACGCCACCCAGGTCGACCCGGACGGATTCTGGTTCCACATCCCGCTGGAGATGCAGCAGAAGGTGTGGCCCACCGAGGACTTCGAGCTCGCCCGCTCGCTCGTGGACAGCCCGGTTCCGGAGTCCGACCTGTTCGCGGGCATCCGGGAGAAGGTCGACGCGCGCTGA
- a CDS encoding DUF4307 domain-containing protein — protein MSETHATAPVFPPGRYGRRREGGRRRLAPVLAIVTFVVVISGITYAYYDKFGQTDYTADIIGWSIPSDTEMVVEFRVRVPAGGAAMCMVRARDYDGFEVGRQAVTVRAGDGGGAVEVSQPVKTESKASVGDVMGCRAAG, from the coding sequence GTGAGCGAGACGCACGCCACAGCTCCGGTCTTCCCGCCCGGCCGGTACGGCCGTCGCCGTGAAGGTGGACGGCGTCGTCTGGCTCCGGTCCTGGCCATCGTGACCTTCGTTGTCGTGATCTCCGGCATCACCTATGCCTACTACGACAAGTTCGGTCAGACCGACTACACGGCCGACATCATCGGCTGGAGCATTCCGTCCGACACCGAGATGGTGGTCGAGTTCCGGGTTCGGGTGCCGGCCGGTGGCGCCGCGATGTGCATGGTCCGGGCCCGCGACTACGACGGTTTCGAGGTCGGTCGACAGGCGGTGACGGTGCGTGCCGGTGACGGCGGTGGCGCGGTCGAGGTCAGCCAGCCGGTGAAGACCGAGAGCAAGGCCTCGGTGGGCGACGTGATGGGCTGCCGCGCCGCGGGCTGA
- the greA gene encoding transcription elongation factor GreA, with the protein MSSSEAPKTWLSQDAYDRLQAELDELIANRPAIAAEINARREEGDLRENGGYHAAREEQSRQEGRILYLKEFLRNSEVGEIKAADAVGPGSVVTIYFDDDQKDTETFLLGSREIASTTKLKVYSPESALGQAILGSRPGQTVTYATPSGADIKVTVVEFGPFEG; encoded by the coding sequence GTGTCCAGTTCCGAGGCGCCGAAGACCTGGCTCTCCCAGGACGCTTACGACCGGCTGCAGGCCGAGCTCGACGAGTTGATCGCCAACCGGCCGGCCATAGCGGCGGAGATCAACGCACGGCGTGAGGAGGGTGACCTCCGGGAGAACGGTGGCTATCACGCGGCGCGTGAGGAGCAGAGCCGTCAGGAAGGCCGGATCCTGTACTTGAAGGAGTTCCTGCGCAACTCCGAGGTCGGCGAGATCAAGGCGGCCGACGCGGTCGGCCCCGGCTCGGTCGTGACGATCTACTTCGACGACGACCAGAAGGACACCGAGACCTTCCTGCTCGGCTCCCGGGAGATCGCGTCCACCACCAAGCTCAAGGTCTACAGCCCCGAGTCGGCGCTGGGCCAGGCGATCCTCGGTTCCCGCCCCGGCCAGACGGTCACCTACGCGACCCCGAGCGGCGCGGACATCAAGGTCACCGTGGTCGAGTTCGGCCCCTTCGAGGGCTGA
- the ilvA gene encoding threonine ammonia-lyase, giving the protein MTASGTSLDLLTLADVEAARDLLSGVVKETPLIPSRPLSEITGVPVWLKCENQQRAGSYKVRGAYTRISRLSTTERARGVVAASAGNHAQGVALAAGLLGARATVFMPEGAPLPKVSATKGYGAAVEYAGSSVDDALEAAHDFARTTGAVLIHPFDHPDVIAGQGTVALEILAQCPEAATIVTAVGGGGLISGLAVAAKALRPDIRIVGVQASGAAAYPPSLAAGAPRKLESSATIADGIAVLRPGDLTFAHVAKLVDEVVTVNDEDLSAALLVLLERHKTVVEPAGAAATAALLTGAHVPAAGPVVAILSGGNIDPMLLLRVIEHGLASAGRFLRLAVRCSDRPGELARLLREIAAQRANIVDVNHSRQSPRLSFGEVEVALSVETRGPAHSSALIKALRDAGYRVALLADTTP; this is encoded by the coding sequence ATGACCGCCTCCGGCACCTCGCTCGACCTGCTCACACTCGCCGACGTCGAAGCCGCCCGCGACCTGCTCTCCGGTGTCGTCAAGGAGACACCGCTGATCCCGTCGCGGCCACTCAGCGAGATCACCGGGGTGCCGGTCTGGCTCAAGTGTGAAAACCAGCAGCGCGCCGGGTCGTACAAGGTGCGGGGGGCGTACACCCGGATCTCCCGGTTGTCCACCACCGAACGCGCTCGCGGTGTGGTCGCGGCGAGCGCCGGCAACCATGCACAGGGGGTGGCGCTCGCCGCGGGTCTGCTCGGTGCCCGGGCCACGGTCTTCATGCCGGAGGGCGCTCCACTGCCCAAGGTCTCCGCCACCAAGGGGTACGGCGCGGCCGTCGAGTACGCCGGGAGCAGCGTGGACGACGCGCTGGAGGCGGCGCACGACTTCGCCCGTACCACCGGAGCGGTTTTGATCCATCCCTTCGACCACCCGGACGTGATCGCCGGCCAGGGCACCGTCGCCCTGGAGATCCTGGCCCAGTGCCCGGAGGCGGCGACGATCGTGACCGCGGTCGGCGGCGGCGGGCTGATCTCCGGGCTGGCGGTCGCGGCCAAGGCGCTGCGGCCGGACATCCGGATCGTCGGGGTGCAGGCGAGCGGGGCGGCGGCGTACCCGCCCTCACTGGCCGCCGGCGCCCCGCGCAAGCTGGAGTCGAGCGCGACGATCGCCGACGGCATCGCCGTCCTGCGGCCCGGTGATCTCACCTTCGCGCACGTCGCGAAGCTTGTCGACGAGGTCGTCACGGTCAACGACGAGGATCTGTCGGCGGCGCTGCTGGTGCTGCTGGAACGGCACAAGACGGTGGTCGAGCCGGCCGGTGCGGCGGCCACGGCGGCCCTGCTGACCGGTGCTCATGTGCCCGCCGCGGGTCCGGTGGTGGCCATCCTGTCCGGCGGCAACATCGACCCGATGCTGCTACTGCGGGTGATCGAGCACGGACTGGCCTCGGCGGGCCGGTTCCTGCGGCTGGCGGTGCGTTGCTCGGACCGGCCGGGGGAGTTGGCCCGGCTGCTGCGGGAGATCGCCGCGCAGCGGGCGAACATCGTCGACGTGAACCACTCGCGGCAGAGCCCGCGGCTCAGCTTCGGCGAGGTGGAGGTGGCGCTGTCGGTCGAGACCCGCGGGCCGGCGCACTCGTCGGCGCTGATCAAGGCGCTGCGCGACGCCGGTTATCGGGTGGCTCTGCTGGCCGACACGACGCCCTGA
- a CDS encoding amidase produces MDSTTWVGATARQISRAVRRGDASATQVVADHLEQIAISDPALGAFRVVRGGEAITEAEKVDDQEDLANLPLAGVPVAVKENTAVAGLPTWHGSAAARTPEVAEEDHEVVRRLRGAGAVVVGVTKMPEMGLWAVTDDEGGPTRNPWDLERTPGGSSGGSAAAVAAGLVPIAQGNDGLGSIRIPAACCGLVGLKPGRGVVPVDFGDKDWFGLVENGVLTTTVADAALGFSVLAGQAPAKLVEPSKLRIGVSLRSPAAGVKPDEANVSAVAKASKLLVDVGHDTVTADPVYPTSVALGVLATWFAGAYVNSEGLPVERLQPRTRRHIALGKTMMRAGLVRQKQRDAWRERSTQFFADKSVDLLLTPALATAPPPAVQYSASPWRKNMWANASYAPYAAPWNYAGLPAIVVPVGFRPDGLPLAIQLVGPPGSELLLLSVAGQFEVANPWQRHALV; encoded by the coding sequence ATGGACTCGACGACCTGGGTGGGCGCCACCGCCAGACAGATCTCCCGTGCGGTGCGCCGCGGAGACGCGAGCGCCACCCAGGTCGTGGCCGATCACCTGGAGCAGATCGCCATCTCCGACCCGGCCCTCGGCGCGTTCCGGGTGGTCCGTGGCGGCGAGGCGATCACCGAGGCGGAGAAGGTCGACGACCAGGAGGACCTGGCCAACCTTCCGTTGGCCGGGGTGCCGGTGGCGGTCAAGGAGAACACCGCGGTGGCCGGGCTGCCGACGTGGCACGGTTCGGCCGCCGCCCGTACCCCCGAGGTCGCTGAAGAGGACCACGAAGTGGTCCGTCGGTTGCGCGGCGCAGGTGCCGTCGTGGTCGGGGTGACCAAGATGCCGGAGATGGGTCTGTGGGCCGTCACCGACGACGAGGGCGGCCCGACCCGCAACCCGTGGGACCTGGAGCGGACCCCCGGTGGCTCGTCGGGTGGTTCGGCCGCCGCGGTGGCCGCCGGCCTGGTGCCGATCGCGCAGGGCAATGACGGGCTCGGCTCGATCCGGATCCCGGCCGCCTGCTGTGGCCTGGTCGGGCTCAAGCCGGGCCGCGGCGTCGTCCCGGTCGACTTCGGTGACAAGGACTGGTTCGGCCTGGTGGAGAACGGCGTGCTCACCACCACGGTGGCCGACGCCGCGTTGGGCTTCTCGGTGCTGGCCGGCCAGGCCCCGGCCAAACTGGTCGAGCCGTCGAAACTGCGGATCGGCGTCTCGTTGCGGTCGCCGGCGGCCGGGGTGAAACCGGACGAGGCGAACGTCTCGGCCGTCGCCAAGGCGTCGAAGCTGCTCGTCGACGTCGGGCACGACACGGTCACCGCCGACCCGGTCTATCCGACGAGTGTGGCCCTGGGTGTGCTGGCGACCTGGTTCGCCGGGGCGTATGTGAACTCGGAGGGTCTGCCGGTCGAGCGCCTCCAGCCGCGGACCCGGCGGCACATCGCCCTCGGCAAGACGATGATGCGGGCCGGTCTGGTCCGGCAGAAGCAGCGGGACGCCTGGCGCGAGCGGTCCACCCAGTTCTTCGCCGACAAGTCGGTCGACCTGTTGCTCACTCCGGCGCTCGCGACCGCGCCACCGCCCGCCGTGCAGTATTCGGCGTCACCCTGGCGCAAGAACATGTGGGCCAACGCGTCCTACGCGCCGTACGCGGCGCCGTGGAACTACGCCGGGCTGCCCGCGATCGTGGTGCCGGTCGGCTTCCGGCCGGACGGGCTGCCGCTCGCCATCCAGCTCGTCGGGCCGCCCGGATCGGAGTTGCTGCTGCTCTCGGTGGCCGGCCAATTCGAGGTCGCCAATCCCTGGCAGCGGCACGCCCTGGTATGA